The sequence CGGAGCCAACGAAAGGCAGGTCGGCCATGCGCAGCAGGCCTTGCAGGCAGCCGTCCTCGCCGAGGGTGCCGTGGACGATGGAGAAGATCACATCGACGTGGTCGAGCAGCTGGCGGCTGCCGGTTTCAACGAGCTGGTGCTCAGCCTTGCCGGGCACCACGGCCAGCTCGCGGTTGGAACGGTTGAGCGCGATCAGCGCCGGGTTCTCCTGGTTGAGCAGGTAGTCGGAGGCGTCGTTCAGGTGCCAGCGGCCCTCCTTGTCGATGCCGATAAGGACCGGCTCGAAGCGCGAGCGATCCAGCGCATCGACGATGTTCTTCGCCGATTGCAGCGACACCTCGTGCTCCGCGGAACGCCCACCGAAAATCACCCCGACACGCAACTTCGCCATGACAACCTCCATCGATCAGAGGGCGCTTCTTACCATGGCATGAGGGATTTTTGTAGGAGCGGACCTTGTCCGCGATGGGCGGGCATGGCCCGCTCCTGAGGGTCGCCGGGGTGCGTGGATTTTCGCGGATGAGATCCGCTCCTACACGACTGCCAGATGCGCCTTGCGCTTGGGCGGTGGGAAGGCAGCATCGAGCCTGGCCAGGTCGTCGGCGTCCAGGCGCAGTTCGAGCGCAGCGGCGTTGTCGCGCACATGGGCCGGATCGACGGCCTTGGGAATGGCGATCACCCCGCCCTTCTGCACCAGCCAGGCCAGGGCCACCCGCGCCGGACTCGCGGCGTGGCGCTTGGCGACTTCGCGCAGCGTGGCATCGTGCAACAGCCCGCCGCCCTGCCCGACCGGGCAGTAGGCCATCAACGGCATGCGCTGTGCCTGGCACCAGGGCAGCAGGTCCCATTCGACGCCGCGCTCTTCCAGGCTGTATTGCACCTGGTTGGTGGCGCAGGCCGTGGTGCCCAGCTCGCGCATGTCGTCGAGGTCGAAATTGGACACGCCCCAACGGCGGATCTTGCCGGCCTCGCGCAGGCGCTCGAAGGCCTCGACGGTTTCCTCCAGCGGGTACTGGCCGCGCCAGTGCAGCAGGTAGAGGTCCAGGCAGTCGGTACCCAGGCGCTTAAGGCTGCGCTCGCAGGCCGCCGGAACACCCCTGTGGCTGGCGTTGTGCGGATAGACCTTGCTGACCAGGAACACCTGGTCGCGACAATCGCGAATGGCCTCGCCGACCACCTCTTCGGAGCCGCCTTCGCCGTACATCTCGGCGGTGTCGATCAGCGTCATGCCCCGCTCGATGCCCTCGCGCAGGGCCGCCACTTCGCGCTTGCGCGCCGCCCTGTCCTCGCCCATGCGCCAGGTGCCCTGGCCGATGGCCGGAACCTTCGCGCCATCGGCGAACTGCACTTCGTTCATGCCTTGCTCCTTACTCGTTCAATGCCAAGGGTCGTAGGTGCCGAAGCTCCACACATGCCCCTCGGGGTCGCGGCAGGTGAAGCCCTGGCCGCCGTAATCCTCGTCGCGAATGTCGATCACCATGCTCGCTCCGGCCTCGAGCGCGCGGCGGTACATGGCCTCGGCGTCGGCCACCACCAGGTACAGGCTCTGGGTGCAGCCGCCGACTTCGGCCGGGCTGTGCATCAGACGGCCGTATTCGTTGTCCACCGCCGAACCGAGCATCAGCATGCCGCTGCCGTCCGGCAGGCACAGCTGCGCGTGGGCGATGCCACCCTCGCCGTCGTCCACCACCAGCTGGCGGCGGAAGCCGAAGGTGTTGCACAGCCATTCGATGGCGGCCGGCGCGTCGCGGTAGCGCAGGCAGGGGATCAGGCTCGGGCGGTGGGACATGGCTCTCTCCAGGGCAGGCGCAAATGCTCACAGAGCATAGCCCTACAGGCGCACGCGCCAGCGACCGTTGAAGGTCAGGCGCAGCACCGCCAGCGGTTCGACGTCGATCGTGTTGAAGCCTTGCGCGCCGGCCCCGATCACGTGGAGCAAGGCTGCTCGCAGGACCGCAGGATGGGTGACCACGACGCTGTGCCCTTCCTCGCAAAAGCCGTCGAGCCAGGCGCCGACCCGCGCACACAACTGGGCCTGCGACTCGCCGCCGTGGGCCGTGCTGTCGGGGTTGCTCAGCCAGTCGGCCAGCGCCTCCGGTGGCAACTCGTCCAGGCCGTGCCCGCGCCAGGCGCCGTAGTCGCAATCGCGAAGCTCATCGAGCACCAGCGCCTCGCCCTGCCAGGCCGCGGCCGTCTGCCGGGCGCGCAGTTCCGGCGCGCAGAGCAGTCGGCGCGGGGCCCTCAGCTCGCCAACGCGCATCGCCAGCGCGGCTTCGTGATCGTGCTCCAGCGCCTCGTCGTCACGGGCGAAGCGGCCTTCGCGCTGCGCCCGGGTACGGGCATGGCAAACCAGACTCATGCGGATCGGCATTGAAATTCACTCCCATTCGGCGACGTCGAGGTTTACACTCCCCGGCGCTCTCGCAGCACATTGCAGCGGAAGGAAGCCGGTTCGAACCCGGCACGGTCGCGCCACTGTATTCGGTCCCTGGACTGAGAGTCAGACCCTTCCCCGCATCCACATCCACTTTCAGGACGCGCAATCCTAGGAGGTTTTCATGGCTCATTCAGCCACCCACGCCGATTCCGGCGTTTCCATTCCCGTCATCCCGTTGGGCGAACTGCTGCCCTGGGCCGTTTTCGGCGGCCTGCTGCTGGTGCTGGCGCTGTACTTCGTCGGCGCCGAACAAGGCGCCACCTCGATGTTCAAGGGTATGTACGTCCACGAGTTCGTGCACGACGGCCGCCACCTGCTGGGCTTCCCCTGCCACTGACCGGGGACACCCACATGACTGGAAAACTCCTGCTGCGCGGGATGCTCGTCGGCATCCTGGCAGGCCTGCTCGCCTTCGGTTTCGCCCGGGTCTTCGGGGAACCGGAGGTCGATCGCGCGATCGCCTTCGAGGAGATGGGCGCGGCCATGCACGAGGTCGAAGAAACGGCCAACGGCGTCGCTGCCCACAACCATGACCACGAAGAAGAACTGGTCAGCCGCGAAGTACAGGCCAGCTTCGGCCTGCTCACCGGCGTGGTGGTGTACAGCGCGTCCATGGGCGGTCTTTTCGCTCTGGTCTTCGCCTATGCCCTGGGCCGCGTCGGTCGCATCGGCCCACGCTCGCTCGGCGCGCTGCTGGCCCTGGCCGCCTTCGTCAGCCTGTACCTGGTGCCGAGCCTGAAGTACCCGGCCAATCCACCGTCGGTGGGCGATCCGGAAAGCATCCAGCGCCGCACCGCGTTGTTCTTCCTGATGATCGCCGTCTCCGTGGCCGCTGCCGCCATCGCGGTGAACTTCGCCCGCCGCCTGATCGCCCGGCACGGCGCCTGGACCGGCGCACTCGCCGGCGTAGCGCTGTACCTGCTGGTGTGCGCCGTCGCCGCCGGCCTGTTCCCCGCCGTGCGCGAAGTGCCGGCGGACTTCCCCGCCGACCTGCTCTGGCAGTTCCGCCTGGTTTCGCTGGGCATCCAGGCGATCCTCTGGAGCACCCTCGGGCTCGTCTTCGGCTGGTGGGTAGAGCGCAGCCTGGTCCGTCCGGGCCGCTACGCCCTGGCCTGAAACCTCTTCCCACGCTCACGGGCCTCTTCGGAGGCCCTCTTTTTGCGTCCCTCGCCGTGTGATCCAGCCACTTCCCTGCGGCAGGCTTTTCGCTATCATCGGCGCCTCCACTGATCGCGATAAGGACGTCCCATGTCAGTCTCCTCCCTGGTAACCGTTGCCATCCTGGCCGCCCTGCTGTTTGGCGCGATCGGCGCCTACAACCGCCTGGTGAGCCTGCGCGCACGTTACAAGAACGCCTTCGCGCAGATCGAGGTGCAGCTCAAGCGCCGCTACGACCTGATTCCCAACCTGGTGGAAACCGCCAAGGCCTACCTCAAGCACGAGCGCGAAACCCTGGAAGCCGTGATCGCCGCGCGCAACGCCGCAGTGGCCGGGCTCAAGGCCGCCGCCGCGCACCCCGGCGAAGCTGCTGGCGTGGCGCAGCTGACCAGCGCCGAAGGCGCGCTGGGTGGCGCCCTGGGCCGGCTCAACGTGACCATGGAGGCCTACCCGGACCTCAAGGCCTCGCAGAACATGCAGCAGCTCACCGAGGAGCTGTCGAGCACTGAGAACAAGGTCGCCTTCGCCCGCCAGGCCTACAACGACGCGGTGATGGAGTACAACACCTACCGCCAGTCCTTCCCCGCCGTGCTGCTGGCGCCGACCTTCGGCCACAAGACCGACGCCGCCCTGCTCGAATTCGCCGACAGCAAGCAGATCCAGGACGCTCCCAAGGTCACCTTCTGACGACCGGAGCCGCCGATGAACTTTTTCCAGCACCAGGACCGCGCCCGCCGCCAGACCGGGCGCCTGGTCCTGCTCCTGGCCATCGCAGTGACCTGCCTGGTGAGCATCACCACGCTGGTGCTCGGCTGGCTCTGGCGGCACATCGGCGAGCCGGGAACGCACTGGACCTCGCCGAACAACCTGTCCAACTTCGACCTCTACCTGGGCGTGGCCCTGGTGGTGGTGAGCGTCGTGGTGATCGCCGCGCTCTACAAGCAGAACCAGCTCAGCGCCGGCGGCCGCGCCGTGGCCGAGCGCCTGGGCGGCCGGCTGATCAGCCTCGACGCCAAGGGCCCGGACGAGCGCCGGGTGCTCAACGTGGTCGAGGAAATGGCCCTGGCATCGGGCACACCGGTGCCGCCGGTGTACCTGCTCGATGACGAGGCCATCAACGCCTTCGCCGCCGGCCTCACGCCGCGCGATGCGGTGATCGGCATCACCCGCGGGGCCATCGGCCTGCTCGACCGCGACGAGCTGCAGGGCGTGATCGCCCACGAGTTCAGCCACATCTATAACGGCGACATGCGCCTGAACACCCGCCTGGTGGCGCTGCTGCACGGCATCCTGGTGCTCGGGCTGATCGGCGAGACCGTCCTGCGCGGCTTCTGGAGCAGCGATTCGGGCAATGGTGCACGCGTTCGTGTCGGCGGCCGCAGCAATACCAGCACTGCCGCTGGCGATTCGGGCGGCGGCGCTGCCTTCGCGGTGATATTGGTGGCGGTCCTGGCCGGCGTGGCCCTCTGGATGCTCGGCTCGATCGGCAGCTTCTTCGGCAACCTGATCAAGGCCGCGGTGAACCGCCAGCGCGAATACCTCGCCGACGCCTCCGCCGTGCAGTTCACCCGCAACCCGGCCGGCATCGCCGGGGCGCTGAAGAAGATCGGCGGCCACGGTTCGCTGCTGGCCGCCCTGCACCGCGCCGAATTCAGCCACCTGTACTTCGGCGACGGCACGGGAGCCCACTGGTTCGGCTTCGACACCCACCCGCCGCTCAAGCAACGCATCCGCCGCATCGAGCCCAACTGGGACGGCCGCTACCCGAAGGTCGAGCCGCGCCTGGATACCCCGTTGCTCGACCGCGAAAGTTGGAATGCCGCGCTCAGCGGCTTTGCGCCGAGCGCAGCGCTGGCCTCGGTGGAAGCCATCGGCGAGCCCCGCGAAGAGCATCTGGAAGTCGCCCGCAGCACCCTGCACCAACTGGATGACCGTCTGCACAGCGCCGCCCGCACCATCGACGGCG is a genomic window of Pseudomonas knackmussii B13 containing:
- a CDS encoding LemA family protein yields the protein MSVSSLVTVAILAALLFGAIGAYNRLVSLRARYKNAFAQIEVQLKRRYDLIPNLVETAKAYLKHERETLEAVIAARNAAVAGLKAAAAHPGEAAGVAQLTSAEGALGGALGRLNVTMEAYPDLKASQNMQQLTEELSSTENKVAFARQAYNDAVMEYNTYRQSFPAVLLAPTFGHKTDAALLEFADSKQIQDAPKVTF
- a CDS encoding CbtB domain-containing protein produces the protein MAHSATHADSGVSIPVIPLGELLPWAVFGGLLLVLALYFVGAEQGATSMFKGMYVHEFVHDGRHLLGFPCH
- a CDS encoding CbtA family protein — translated: MTGKLLLRGMLVGILAGLLAFGFARVFGEPEVDRAIAFEEMGAAMHEVEETANGVAAHNHDHEEELVSREVQASFGLLTGVVVYSASMGGLFALVFAYALGRVGRIGPRSLGALLALAAFVSLYLVPSLKYPANPPSVGDPESIQRRTALFFLMIAVSVAAAAIAVNFARRLIARHGAWTGALAGVALYLLVCAVAAGLFPAVREVPADFPADLLWQFRLVSLGIQAILWSTLGLVFGWWVERSLVRPGRYALA
- a CDS encoding VOC family protein, giving the protein MSHRPSLIPCLRYRDAPAAIEWLCNTFGFRRQLVVDDGEGGIAHAQLCLPDGSGMLMLGSAVDNEYGRLMHSPAEVGGCTQSLYLVVADAEAMYRRALEAGASMVIDIRDEDYGGQGFTCRDPEGHVWSFGTYDPWH
- a CDS encoding aldo/keto reductase, with protein sequence MNEVQFADGAKVPAIGQGTWRMGEDRAARKREVAALREGIERGMTLIDTAEMYGEGGSEEVVGEAIRDCRDQVFLVSKVYPHNASHRGVPAACERSLKRLGTDCLDLYLLHWRGQYPLEETVEAFERLREAGKIRRWGVSNFDLDDMRELGTTACATNQVQYSLEERGVEWDLLPWCQAQRMPLMAYCPVGQGGGLLHDATLREVAKRHAASPARVALAWLVQKGGVIAIPKAVDPAHVRDNAAALELRLDADDLARLDAAFPPPKRKAHLAVV
- a CDS encoding M48 family metallopeptidase; the protein is MNFFQHQDRARRQTGRLVLLLAIAVTCLVSITTLVLGWLWRHIGEPGTHWTSPNNLSNFDLYLGVALVVVSVVVIAALYKQNQLSAGGRAVAERLGGRLISLDAKGPDERRVLNVVEEMALASGTPVPPVYLLDDEAINAFAAGLTPRDAVIGITRGAIGLLDRDELQGVIAHEFSHIYNGDMRLNTRLVALLHGILVLGLIGETVLRGFWSSDSGNGARVRVGGRSNTSTAAGDSGGGAAFAVILVAVLAGVALWMLGSIGSFFGNLIKAAVNRQREYLADASAVQFTRNPAGIAGALKKIGGHGSLLAALHRAEFSHLYFGDGTGAHWFGFDTHPPLKQRIRRIEPNWDGRYPKVEPRLDTPLLDRESWNAALSGFAPSAALASVEAIGEPREEHLEVARSTLHQLDDRLHSAARTIDGAQALVYGLLMDSEPAARDQQMQLIKQHLDLGPAFQLDLLDDALRALDAGQRLPLLDLAMPALKQLDTPQFETLRQNMALLIKADGRVKLLEWTLLRIVERNLRPGSARIGNLPLEDLQEEAAVLLSFLSAVDDASELHAEQAFSEAWSALPFSLRQRPAAGKLRELEVALRRLVQLRPLQKPQLLKAMARCIESDGHISIAEAELLRAVADILDCPMPPLLAA
- a CDS encoding histidine phosphatase family protein, translated to MPIRMSLVCHARTRAQREGRFARDDEALEHDHEAALAMRVGELRAPRRLLCAPELRARQTAAAWQGEALVLDELRDCDYGAWRGHGLDELPPEALADWLSNPDSTAHGGESQAQLCARVGAWLDGFCEEGHSVVVTHPAVLRAALLHVIGAGAQGFNTIDVEPLAVLRLTFNGRWRVRL